DNA from Clarias gariepinus isolate MV-2021 ecotype Netherlands chromosome 8, CGAR_prim_01v2, whole genome shotgun sequence:
TTTACTACTCACACATCTCGAAAGCAGACCCCGCAAATTCTACAAAGGCAGAAAGAATTCTCTTTGGAGAAAATTAAACGATGGAGGCGGTCAGCTTCGTTGCCTTTAGTTCCTCATTGTAGAATAACGCTCTAATAGCAGATTATTGGCGTACCTGTCTAATGTCTCTTATCTGACTCCCGTCATTCAGACAGATTATGGAGGTTTTTTTGTCAGCGGAGCAGAAGCTGGATGTGAGAATGCCAGGCAGCATCCCAGCATGCCACGGACTGGTGTCTGCGAGAGTCGTGCCAGTCGGCAGTGCCGCTGCCTGCACAAAGCTATCAATTATTGCTACAATTATTTGTCTAGTTGGATACTCAAAATGTCATGTGAAAAAGATGATTACACATTCTGCCGAGCCTTGCCATGTGTAATCAAATGAAGCAAGCCCTTGTTAAACATGGCGTCGCGGTAAGCCGTCCTTCAGCTGCGTCTCAGGCCGCGGACAGAGAAAGCGCAGCCTCCATATCGAAGCATCCAACACATACACGCGCACCCACACATCTTTGTCTTACTGTCTTTGTAAGGATTTCCcattaacataattatttatacagCTAATTAACATTATGCCTACAGCTAAATCTAACCGTAACCTAAAgacacatttactttttaaatcttGCAAAAATGCAGTTATTCCTTGTGGGAACCAGTCAAATGTCCCCACACGGACAAAACTGTCAGATATTCCTATCCCTGTGGAAATGTGCAGTTCCTAGCTTATGAGATAAATACAAGTTGCCCATATGCACACATCATGGTTTGGATGGATTAATTTTAATACATATTAATAACTGATATTGTTAACAATATTGGTAATTAGGAAGCAATAGAGTAAATGAATCAGGATTGAGCATGAATAGGAACCGAGTGTCCCTCAACTGTTAACGAGAAACCCGCCATCAGTTTTAGTGATgcaaaattgtgtaaaatagCCTTTGCATGATAATAGAAAAATGTATACTAGGTTAAACCTTTGCAGGTGGCAGCAATTAACTGTAATTTCTGCAGATTGTAATGATCCATAATTTACCGTCCATTGCTGGCCTTCACATCAACCCCCTGATATAAAGTCGTGCGCAGCCTTGATTTGGTGTGGAGCTTTCAGCTGTTGGTCTTTAGTTCGATTGTCAGGAGGCAGTCGTGGGTGGCAGAACCATGGGAGCTGCACTGTGCTGTTATTTCCCTTTGCTAAATGCCACCCCTCTCTGTCTATCCAAAGGGTCCTTCAAGATTGCGTTGAATATTCTTGATTACTTTTTCCAGCAACCCTAGGTCGAGAAAATATTTTCTGTTTAGTATAATGGCATCTGGGCCCACATCAGTTCTGAACCTTGAGCaattacactgtatatattgacTTAGAATTTATCTAGCTCTAAATATCATAACATGTTTCTCAGTGTCCCATGGTCATTCACTTTAGTCTCATGTTCTCTCTGAGTGTGAGTGCACCGCATGTATGGtcctctgcaaaaaaaaaaaaaaaaaaaaaagaggtcagGATGCGGACAAAACGATGCCAGCACAAAAGGTTACAGGAGTGTCTGGAAGAGGCTGTATGCCACTATGCCGAGCCTTCCTGAACCGCCCTCATTTGTGTGCATTAACAGGATTATCCCACAAACCCTTGGTGGCTTCGGCCTGCCTCCCTTCCACGCTGCGGGCTCGCCTTGTTACATGCTTTGCTGGCTATTGAAGACTTCAGAGAAACCCCCTCTGAGGAAAACAAAGGAAGAGATGAAAGCGGGTGCGCTGGCTGCTCGGCTCCGTTCTGCacttccctctctctccatctaCCGTTCTTTCGACCacactctctcattctctctccaaGGATGGGAAGAAAACTGTGTATGATAGCAGTTTAAAGACCCCTGGGTTAGGAGAAGAATTCAGTCCATCTCCCAtgtccattttttctctctttgttgtTGGGCATGTTTTTCCTATTATGTGGGTGACTTTTTTTCTGACTATCTGACCCTGCACTTTTTCGGAGTAGCTTAGAAAGGCGTGGAGGAGAAATTTAACACGATATCTTTAATGGTGATAATTTGCAGTGTGCAAACTATCACTCGGTGTAGTTTGATTAAATATCTCaaaaatactttatatttttgtaaaccAGACAGGCCTTTGTTCCTGGGGGCATATACACTAACTAGatctttgcatatttttatcgGAGCTGTAATTGGTGTCTGCacgattttttttatcttattttggTAACTATGTAATGCAAAATCATGATTCTGTAAGGTGAAAAGGTATTTTTTACCCAAGAGAGAGGAGACAATGAGACAATGCTGGCCTTTTCTTTATAGCTTGCTTTTTACCCGCATACATTGAAGAGAaggtttttgtgtgtatttgtggttGGGCGAGAGCTTTAATGTTACAATAGAAAGTACAGTTTGTTGTAGAAACGATGACACCAGTAGACCACCATATTCACTATGTAAAACAAATCAGGGATCGGCAGTCTATGGCATGgatctgttttaatttttaaaaacactccaTATTTTTAACTccataaactatttatttaaatttaaaaaattaattttgaacCAAATAACATTGTAGTTCATTGTAAAAGTACCACTAGAAGTGAATTACAGTTTAAATCCTCTCTTGTCACACTTCTCTCATATTTGTTTGCTTGTGTCCTCAAGCTGGTGTATGGCATGTATACGTTATGACTTTAGCGAATTTCAGAATtcttatttatattgtattgtagaCATGATGATATGGAAGTATATTACATACCAATGACTTGGAAAGGCAATTGCATGGTTACCGCTCTGTTATTCGTACTTTCTCGAGTTCCTCCCTAACCTTCAATGGAACTACTAGTGTAGTGTTTATAAATTGTGTTTGTGCCTCATGCCTGCTTATTTCTGTACATGAATGAAAGACTGCACTCAGCTGAGAAGGCGGTATTGTTTGCTTTTACAGCCCTGCTGCTGAGCAGCTGTATGAGGAGAAATGCCTGGGCGCAGTGCAGGCGTAGGCAGGCTCGAATTCCCCACTGTGAGCTAAGACCATGATAACCCTTGCTACGGAGTCTTCAGCTTCACTGTCCTCACTTTGTTTGGACCTTCTGAAAATCTGGGATCTTTTGGGCCTTGGCCTGTGGTGCTGTTTGGAAGCATGTTTTTAATAAGGAGCATGTTTACTGCTATGTGATACTTTCATTAGGTGGCGGCACGGCTGCTGTGGGGAGCGATTGTACTGGCGGCCGTGCCGGGGCCTGAGGTCTGGGCTAGAGAGGAGGGAGACCTCATGAATGATTAAGTGCAAATCGGCAGCGCCTCTTTCTGCCCAGAGAAAGCCAGGGGGATGATAAGGGAGTGGGAGTATGCAGAAAAGAGCTCCATTTATGTTCAGCTTCTTAACATGTTCACTTTCTGCACTTTCTAAAACCTGTGGccctttaatcattttaatagaCTACAGTAAGAGTTTGCCTTTAGGTCTTACAggcatttttgtttatatttagttaGATTTTTGTGTTGCGCTTTGGTTTGCAGAAATATTATAACAGATTTAGCTTTAATTCACATTTTCGATGTCTGACAGGATGAACTAATTGcagtctttttctctgtctcttgaAGGTAAAGATGAGCCAAGCAGCTACACCTGTACAACCTGTAAGCAACCATTCAACAGCGCCTGGTTCCTGCTGCAGCATGCCCAGAACACTCATGGCTTCCGCATCTACCTGGAGAGTGAACGTGGGAGTCCCCTCACACCTCGAGTTGGTGCCCCTTCTGGGATGGGTGCCGATCATGCCTCTCAACCTCCCTTACATGGCATTCACCTGCCTGAAGGCAGCCCCTTCAACTTGCTCCGGATTCCCAGCTCTGCACGTGAGGGTCCCCCTCTTCGGGAAGGGCGTTTTCCACCTACCCCTCCGCTCTTTAGCCCACCACCCCGCCATCACTTGGACCCTCATCGAATGGAGCACCTGAGCCCGGAGGAATTGGCCCTAGCCACCCACCACCCGAGTGCCTTTGACAGGGTGCTGCGCCTCAACCCCATGCCCCTGGATCCCCCTGCTATGGACTTTTCTCGCAGGCTCAGAGAGCTGGCTGGCAACGCCTCAGGGTCAACACCCCCCCTTTCACCCAACCGGCCCAGCCCCATGCAAAGGCTTCTGCAACCATTCCAATCAGGAGCCAAACCACCGTTCCTGTCCACCCCTCCCCTTCCAAGCATGCAGTCCCCCTCTGGCTCCCAATCTACTCCAACCCCACTGCCCCAGCAGCCCAACACACCCATGAAGAGCAAGGCCTGTGAATTCTGTGGAAAAACTTTTAAGTTCCAGAGTAATCTTATTGTGCATCGGCGCAGCCACACAGGCGAGAAACCCTATAAGTGCCACCTCTGTGACCATGCCTGCACTCAGGCCAGCAAACTAAAACGGCACATGAAGACACACATGCAGAAAACCTCACCTACAACTGTCAAATCTGATGATGGCCTCTCCACAGCAAGTTCCCCAGAACCTGGGACCAGTGAGCTAGTGGGGAGTGCCAGTAATGCTCTCAAGTCTGTGGTAGCCAAGTTCAAAAGTGAGAATGATCGTTTGATTCCAGAGAatggagaagaagaggaggaagaggaggaagaagaggaagaggaggaggaggaggaagaggaggaggaagaattagaggaagaagaggagtTGGATCGAGAAGGGACTCGTAACAACTTCCATTTTGGCTTGAACCTGGAAGCTGCAAGACACCATGAAAACAATGGTGGGCGTCTAGGTGTGGCTGAGGATGGAATCCCACGCTCTTTACCTGAGGTGATGCAAGGCATGGGCCTGGCAGCCAGCATGCAGCACTATAGTGAGGCCTTCCACCAACATAAGCGAGGGGTGCTCAACTCTGACAgtaatgcacacagagacatttGTGATGAGGACTCAGCAATGGAGTCAGACCGTGTGCAGGAAGGCTCCACTATCAATGGCAGAGGCTCATCTCCCAATGAGTCGGCCTCTGTGGGCCTGTCTAAGAAGCTTCTATTGGGCAGCCCCAGTTCCCTCAGCCCTCTTTCCAAACGCATCAAACTGGAGAAGGACTTTGACCTTCCCACGCCAACCATCCCTAACACAGAGAATGTTTATTCCCAGTGGCTGGCTGGCTATGCTGCCTCCCGGCAGCTAAAGGACCCCTTTTTGAATTTTGGGGATTCCAGACAATCGCCTTTTGCCTCATCATCGGAGCACTCCTCAGAGAATGGCAGCCTGCGCTTCTCTACACCCCCAGGAGAACTTGACGGCGGTGTCTCTGGCCGCAGTGGTACAGGTAGTGGGGGAAGCACACCACACCTCGGCCCCGGCCGACCTAGCTCAAAAGATGGCAGGCGTAGTGATACCTGTGAATTCTGtggaaaagtgtttaaaaactgCAGCAACCTGACAGTGCATCGGCGTAGTCACACGGGTGAGCGACCCTACAAGTGTGAACTCTGCAACTAtgcctgtgcccaaagcagcaAGCTCACACGGCACATGAAAACACATGGGCAGGTGGGAAAGGACGTTTACAAATGTGAAATTTGTCAGATGCCTTTCAGTGTGTACAGCACCCTGGagaaacacatgaaaaaatggCACAGTGATCGCGCCTTGAACAacgaaataaaaactgaatagTGATGGTGAGTGGAGGCACACTTACAGCAAACCTCCTCAAATCCCAACCTTGTAGATTTTCCCTGTTTGGCTAGTCCAGTGGAAGCTAACACAACGTGCTTGGCACCACCAGCACACCCTTCTTCATTTACCGTTGAATGCATGTTCTGTATCGGGGCAATACTATTGCATTGACGCAAACTTCGAGCCTTTCTCTTGTGCAATAATTTACatgttgtgtatttttctttttctttcccttttttgatAATTAGACAGCATGCATGATATGTtttggctatttaaaaaaaaagaattgtccCTGGCTGGTTAGTTGTTGAGTAAATGTGTTGCTGTtttcttgttctgttttttattcaaaaaatgagaag
Protein-coding regions in this window:
- the bcl11aa gene encoding BCL11 transcription factor A a encodes the protein MSRRKQGKPQHLSKRDFSPEPLSSVVSEERQEQHGLVQVSPEGDQDLLTCGQCQMNFPLGDILIFIEHKRKQCNGTMCMDKTVDKPPSPSHGELRRASNPVEVGVQVTPEDEDCLSTSSRGICPKQENIPGKDEPSSYTCTTCKQPFNSAWFLLQHAQNTHGFRIYLESERGSPLTPRVGAPSGMGADHASQPPLHGIHLPEGSPFNLLRIPSSAREGPPLREGRFPPTPPLFSPPPRHHLDPHRMEHLSPEELALATHHPSAFDRVLRLNPMPLDPPAMDFSRRLRELAGNASGSTPPLSPNRPSPMQRLLQPFQSGAKPPFLSTPPLPSMQSPSGSQSTPTPLPQQPNTPMKSKACEFCGKTFKFQSNLIVHRRSHTGEKPYKCHLCDHACTQASKLKRHMKTHMQKTSPTTVKSDDGLSTASSPEPGTSELVGSASNALKSVVAKFKSENDRLIPENGEEEEEEEEEEEEEEEEEEEEEELEEEEELDREGTRNNFHFGLNLEAARHHENNGGRLGVAEDGIPRSLPEVMQGMGLAASMQHYSEAFHQHKRGVLNSDSNAHRDICDEDSAMESDRVQEGSTINGRGSSPNESASVGLSKKLLLGSPSSLSPLSKRIKLEKDFDLPTPTIPNTENVYSQWLAGYAASRQLKDPFLNFGDSRQSPFASSSEHSSENGSLRFSTPPGELDGGVSGRSGTGSGGSTPHLGPGRPSSKDGRRSDTCEFCGKVFKNCSNLTVHRRSHTGERPYKCELCNYACAQSSKLTRHMKTHGQVGKDVYKCEICQMPFSVYSTLEKHMKKWHSDRALNNEIKTE